The proteins below are encoded in one region of Silene latifolia isolate original U9 population chromosome 2, ASM4854445v1, whole genome shotgun sequence:
- the LOC141642603 gene encoding polyadenylation and cleavage factor homolog 4-like, which translates to MPTDVVSKSALPSPILDRFRMLLKERENELRYSGNDFDEPPTTDEFVRIYEDVLSELTINSKPIITDLTIIAGDFREHAEGIAHSICARILEAPVEQKLPSLYLLDSIVKNIGRDYIRHFASDLPEVFCEVYRQVPPNMHSSMRHLFGTWSTVFPSPVLQQIEDELQLSPHLNQQSSSLASFRASESPRPSHGIHVNPEYLKARRQFDNVTVKNNIPLGRGVPSFKTPSHKDSIGFEDDDYDQGESFDNQRFYSTGVGGRMPFPPSAAKLLPSASGSGRPLSPSVDNFSVSNSPGRMFERESPSHYGRRVRGRDEEIVDWQKRHRSGDFNYGRENIAAFGLSNGFDHDRPRALIDAYGQDDGQRSLIKKPVTFDRQIVNGAINKIAENSWQSTEEEEFDWEDMSPTLADSKTSNFIQSSIPLTRDFSQTPVNSVPSRPLDHSSRRNWGNSAQMPRTEDSQKAFEDANQMRDGTLNLPGTLAATLQKLPVAGREHASQLNVNGAPQDVHHFKQDHFHVSMRAPSPLGPPISTEVRPPTNSHSLMPFPPLYPSQKQPRPSFECMNSSFTILNQGPQQFENDDSRTSFSMNPAQRLQPGVLPGHYQPRLPVSLPQSLHPSQEARSNVVSTVAPALLRPINLGYPHQGQMASSSNIRNNPIHAFHSSAFQNAANSSMQFRGAGPLTVSGPRPYSNILPLPQNSGPVPNQPAPVNISGLLDSLVAKGLFPLVKQPSEQDSIGVEFDPDRLKVRHESAIRALYEDLPRQCTTCGLRFKTQDEHSKHMDWHVTKNRISKNRKHNPSRKWFVSASMWLSGTEALGVDATPGFLPTETAVEIKDDEEMAVPADEDQTTCALCGESFEDFYSDETEEWMYRGAVYLNTPYSGTALGMDRSQLGPIVHAKCRSESTTAPS; encoded by the exons ATGCCGACCGACGTCGTTTCGAAATCGGCACTTCCATCGCCGATTCTCGATCGATTTCGTATGCTATTGAAGGAGAGAGAAAACGAACTTAGGTATTCCGGCAACGATTTCGATGAACCTCCGACAACCGACGAGTTCGTTCGAATTTACGAGGATGTTTTGTCGGAACTCACCATTAATTCCAAACCTATTATTACAGATCTCACCATCATTGCTGGTGATTTTAGGGAGCATGCTGAGGGTATTGCTCACTCTATCTGTGCTCGGATTTTAGAG GCTCCAGTAGAGCAAAAGTTGCCGTCATTGTATTTGTTGGATAGCATTGTCAAGAATATTGGACGGGATTATATTAGGCACTTTGCATCTGATTTGCCTGAG GTATTCTGTGAGGTATATAGACAAGTTCCTCCCAATATGCATTCTTCGATGCGTCACTTGTTTGGCACCTGGTCAACTGTTTTCCCGTCGCCAGTGCTTCAACAGATTGAGGATGAATTGCAGCTATCTCCCCACTTGAATCAACAATCTTCCAGCTTAGCTAGTTTTAGGGCTTCTGAATCCCCTCGTCCCTCTCATGGCATACATGTGAACCCAGAATATTTGAAAGCACGGCGTCAATTTGATAATGTCACAGTCAAAAAT AACATCCCGCTTGGGAGAGGAGTGCCTAGTTTTAAGACACCGAGTCACAAGGATTCGATCGGATTTGAAGATGATgattatgatcaaggagaaagtttTGATAATCAAAGATTCTACTCAACTGGAGTTGGAGGCCGCATGCCGTTTCCACCATCTGCAGCTAAGCTATTGCCATCTGCCAGTGGTTCTGGTAGGCCATTGTCGCCTTCTGTTGACAACTTTTCAGTCTCCAATTCACCAGGCAGGATGTTTGAAAGGGAGTCTCCTTCTCATTATGGGCGTAGGGTGAGAGGAAGAGATGAGGAGATAGTGGACTGGCAGAAAAGGCATCGCTCTGGTGATTTCAATTATGGCCGTGAAAATATTGCTGCCTTCGGTTTAAGTAATGGGTTTGACCATGATAGACCAAGGGCTTTGATTGATGCTTATGGCCAAGATGATGGGCAAAGGTCTTTGATAAAGAAACCAGTAACGTTCGATCGCCAAATTGTGAATGGTGCAATTAATAAAATTGCTGAAAACTCATGGCAGAGTACAGAGGAGGAAGAATTCGATTGGGAAGATATGAGCCCTACTTTGGCGGATAGCAAGACTAGTAACTTCATCCAGTCTTCTATTCCATTAACCCGGGATTTCAGTCAAACTCCGGTAAATTCTGTTCCTTCCAGACCCCTTGATCATAGTTCAAGAAGAAATTGGGGAAATTCTGCGCAGATGCCGAGGACAGAGGACTCTCAAAAAGCTTTTGAAGATGCGAATCAGATGCGAGAT GGAACTTTGAATTTGCCTGGCACGCTTGCTGCAACTTTACAAAAACttccagttgctggaagagaacaTGCCTCTCAACTAAACGTAAATGGAGCACCTCAAGATGTACACCATTTTAAGCAAGATCATTTTCACGTTTCAATGAGGGCTCCTTCACCTCTAGGGCCACCAATATCAACTGAAGTACGGCCTCCGACCAATTCGCATAGCTTGATGCCTTTTCCGCCTCTCTACCCATCGCAGAAACAGCCAAGGCCTTCATTTGAGTGTATGAATTCTAGTTTTACCATTTTGAATCAAGGCCCCCAACAATTTGAAAATGATGATAGCAGAACTTCGTTTTCAATGAATCCAGCACAACGGCTTCAGCCTGGAGTTCTTCCTGGTCATTACCAACCTCGCTTGCCCGTCTCCTTGCCGCAATCATTGCATCCATCTCAGGAGGCCCGGTCCAATGTTGTATCTACTGTAGCACCAGCATTACTGCGACCTATTAATCTCGGATATCCGCATCAAGGCCAAATGGCTTCTTCTAGTAATATTCGGAACAATCCTATACATGCGTTCCATTCTTCTGCTTTCCAGAATGCCGCTAATAGCTCAATGCAATTCCGAGGAGCCGGGCCACTAACCGTTTCAGGCCCTCGTCCGTACTCTAACATTCTGCCTCTTCCCCAGAATTCTGGTCCTGTTCCTAACCAGCCAGCACCTGTTAATATATCTGGTTTATTAGATTCTCTTGTCGCTAAAGGACTCTTCCCATTAGTGAAACAACCCTCTGAACAG GATTCTATTGGAGTAGAGTTTGATCCAGACCGCCTAAAAGTGCGCCATGAGTCAGCCATACGGGCTCTGTATGAGGATCTTCCCAGGCAATGTACAACATGTGGCCTAAGATTCAAGACACAAGATGAACACAGTAAACACATGGATTGGCATGTCACTAAGAATAGGATATCGAAGAATCGTAAGCACAACCCTTCTCGTAAGTGGTTTGTCAGTGCTAGTATGTGGCTCAGTGGCACAGAAGCATTGGGTGTTGATGCAACTCCTGGGTTTTTGCCTACTGAGACTGCTGTTGAGATCAAGGATGATGAAGAGATGGCTGTGCCGGCAGATGAAGATCAAACTACCTGTGCTTTATGTGGGGAATCTTTCGAAGATTTTTATAGTGATGAGACTGAAGAATGGATGTATAGAGGAGCTGTATACTTGAACACACCTTATAGTGGAACAGCTTTAGGCATGGACAGATCACAGTTAGGTCCTATAGTACATGCTAAATGTAGGTCTGAGTCTACTACTGCTCCTTCCTGA